A single genomic interval of Streptomyces sp. BA2 harbors:
- a CDS encoding ABC transporter substrate-binding protein: MRRHLAAPALLLPLALLLAACSGSSANTSSGGAGGGTDGQGSLTLNVGDQKGGSEAVLRAAGELDDLKYKIRWSTFTSGPPLLEAVNAKAVDIGAVGNTPPVFAAGANSKISVVAATHGTAAGEAILVPNGSPLKKAEDLKGKSVAVAQGSSAHYQLIASLKKAGLGFKDVKVKYLQPADALAAFTSGKVDAWSVWDPYTSQVLESRKGHVLTDGDGVVNGLNFQVAAPGALKDKKKSAAIDDYLKRLRKAQDWVYDHPEAWAKVWAKDTGLPYEVALAAVKRTNGTRVPVAVDKNVTASEQEIADTFADQKLIPRRIDFGDFVDTRFNGDLPPSTSTPRTYRKES, translated from the coding sequence ATGCGACGACATCTCGCCGCCCCCGCCCTGCTCCTCCCCCTGGCCCTGCTGCTCGCCGCCTGCTCCGGCTCCTCCGCGAACACCTCGTCCGGCGGCGCCGGTGGCGGGACCGACGGCCAGGGGTCGCTCACCCTCAACGTCGGGGACCAGAAGGGTGGTTCGGAGGCCGTGCTGCGTGCGGCCGGGGAGCTCGACGACCTGAAGTACAAGATCCGCTGGTCCACCTTCACCTCCGGGCCTCCCCTCCTGGAAGCCGTCAACGCCAAAGCCGTGGACATCGGCGCCGTCGGCAACACACCGCCCGTCTTCGCCGCCGGAGCGAACTCGAAGATCTCCGTGGTGGCCGCCACCCACGGCACCGCGGCGGGTGAGGCGATCCTCGTCCCGAACGGCTCGCCGCTGAAGAAGGCCGAGGACCTCAAGGGCAAGTCCGTCGCCGTGGCGCAGGGTTCTTCGGCGCACTACCAGCTGATCGCGTCCCTCAAGAAGGCCGGGCTCGGCTTCAAGGACGTCAAGGTCAAGTATCTCCAGCCGGCCGACGCACTGGCCGCGTTCACCAGCGGCAAGGTGGACGCCTGGTCCGTCTGGGACCCGTACACCTCGCAGGTCCTCGAGAGCAGGAAGGGCCATGTCCTGACCGACGGCGACGGTGTCGTCAACGGCCTCAACTTCCAGGTGGCGGCGCCCGGCGCGCTCAAGGACAAGAAGAAGTCCGCGGCCATTGACGACTACCTCAAGCGGCTGCGCAAGGCACAGGACTGGGTCTACGACCATCCGGAGGCGTGGGCGAAGGTCTGGGCGAAGGACACCGGACTGCCTTACGAGGTCGCGCTCGCCGCGGTCAAGCGCACCAACGGCACACGGGTCCCGGTGGCCGTGGACAAGAACGTGACCGCCTCCGAGCAGGAGATCGCGGACACCTTCGCCGACCAGAAGCTCATCCCGCGCCGCATCGACTTCGGCGACTTCGTCGACACCCGCTTCAACGGCGACCTGCCGCCCTCCACCAGCACGCCGCGCACGTACCGCAAGGAGTCCTGA
- a CDS encoding ABC transporter permease, which yields MSISHAPPDSVPDISVISELDLAPIVPSSTRRARVPRWLRRTSGPLALLALWQLLSSTGVLTQDILASPGTIAGVARDLLGDGSLTSAMGVSLQRVAVGLLLGTLVGTSLALVSGLFRVGEDLVDASVQMLRTVPFVGLIPLFIIWFGIGEAPKVAIITLGVSFPLYLNVYAGIRGVDSQLIEAGESLGLSRWGLVRHVILPGALPGAMTGLRYSLGIAWLALVFAEQINADSGIGFLMVQARDFLRTDVIVVCLIVYAFLGLIADFIVRTLERLLLQWRPTFTGR from the coding sequence ATGAGCATCAGCCATGCCCCGCCGGATTCCGTACCCGACATTTCGGTAATATCAGAACTTGACCTCGCCCCCATCGTCCCGTCGTCCACCCGCCGCGCCCGCGTCCCCCGCTGGCTGCGCCGCACATCCGGCCCCCTCGCGCTCCTCGCCCTGTGGCAACTCCTCAGCTCCACAGGGGTGTTGACCCAAGACATCCTCGCCTCGCCGGGGACCATCGCCGGCGTGGCCCGCGATCTCCTCGGCGACGGTTCGCTGACCTCCGCCATGGGGGTCTCCCTGCAGCGTGTCGCGGTGGGACTGCTGCTCGGCACCCTCGTCGGGACCTCGCTCGCGCTCGTCTCCGGGCTCTTCCGCGTCGGCGAGGATCTCGTCGACGCGAGCGTGCAGATGCTCCGTACCGTGCCGTTCGTCGGGCTCATCCCGCTGTTCATCATCTGGTTCGGCATCGGTGAGGCGCCCAAGGTCGCCATCATCACGCTGGGCGTCTCCTTCCCGCTCTATCTGAACGTGTACGCGGGCATCCGCGGGGTCGACTCGCAGCTCATCGAGGCCGGTGAGTCCCTCGGGCTCTCGCGGTGGGGGCTCGTGCGGCACGTCATCCTGCCGGGCGCGCTGCCGGGTGCGATGACCGGGCTGCGGTACTCCCTGGGCATCGCCTGGCTCGCCCTCGTCTTCGCCGAACAGATCAACGCGGACTCCGGGATCGGCTTCCTGATGGTCCAGGCGCGTGACTTCCTGCGGACCGACGTGATCGTCGTCTGCCTGATCGTCTACGCCTTCCTCGGCCTCATCGCCGACTTCATCGTCCGCACCCTCGAAAGGCTGCTGCTGCAATGGCGACCGACGTTCACCGGCCGGTGA
- a CDS encoding putative leader peptide has translation MSRSALLTTRGHIDLLRVASAACRRGR, from the coding sequence ATGTCGCGTTCAGCTCTGCTCACCACGCGCGGTCACATCGACCTGCTGCGGGTGGCTTCCGCCGCGTGTCGTCGCGGCCGCTGA
- a CDS encoding LLM class flavin-dependent oxidoreductase, translating to MTVHLNWFLPTGGDGRTLVDRHAYTDGGIKRSRVTPVSGVRAPDIDYLIQIAKAAEQVGFEAVLTPTGTWCEDAWLTTVALAQHTERLKFLVAFRPGVISPVLAAQMAATYQRITRGRLLLNVVTGGDSTEQRRFGDHLDHDRRYARTDEFLSVVRGVWGGKPFDFHGEHYDVQGGLTALPPDPLPEIFFGGSSAAAGPVAARHTDVYLTWGEPPEQVKQKIDWIRGLADEQGRTVRFGIRLHTISRDSAAEAWATANRLLDDLDPDTIAAAQQALGRSESVGQQRMLALHGGSRDDLEISPNLWAGVGLVRGGAGTALVGSHADVADRIEEYHALGVEHFVLSGYPHLEEAYWFGEGVIPDLAARGLLPRIPASQLAGVPAANGRPASAPGGAPLLVAGGR from the coding sequence ATGACCGTCCACCTCAACTGGTTCCTGCCGACCGGCGGCGACGGCCGCACCCTCGTGGACCGCCACGCCTACACGGACGGCGGCATCAAGCGCTCCCGCGTCACCCCCGTCAGCGGGGTGCGGGCCCCCGACATCGACTATCTGATCCAGATCGCCAAGGCCGCCGAGCAGGTGGGCTTCGAGGCGGTCCTCACCCCGACCGGCACCTGGTGCGAGGACGCCTGGCTGACGACGGTCGCCCTTGCCCAGCACACCGAGCGGCTCAAGTTCCTGGTGGCGTTCCGGCCCGGCGTGATCTCCCCGGTGCTCGCCGCGCAGATGGCGGCCACGTATCAGCGCATCACGCGCGGGCGGCTGCTCCTGAACGTCGTCACGGGCGGCGACTCGACCGAGCAGCGGCGCTTCGGCGACCATCTCGACCACGATCGCCGTTATGCCCGTACCGATGAGTTCCTGTCCGTCGTACGGGGCGTGTGGGGCGGTAAGCCCTTCGACTTCCACGGCGAGCACTACGACGTTCAGGGCGGTCTCACCGCGCTGCCGCCGGACCCGCTGCCGGAGATCTTCTTCGGTGGCTCGTCGGCGGCGGCCGGGCCGGTCGCCGCGCGGCACACGGATGTGTATCTGACGTGGGGCGAGCCGCCGGAGCAGGTCAAGCAGAAGATCGACTGGATTCGTGGTCTCGCCGATGAGCAGGGGCGCACGGTCCGGTTCGGGATCCGCCTTCACACCATCTCGCGTGATTCCGCCGCCGAGGCGTGGGCCACGGCGAACCGGCTGCTCGACGACCTCGACCCGGACACCATCGCCGCCGCCCAGCAGGCGCTCGGCCGCAGTGAGTCCGTCGGTCAGCAGCGGATGCTCGCGCTGCACGGCGGCTCCCGCGACGACCTGGAGATCTCACCGAACCTGTGGGCGGGCGTAGGTCTCGTACGGGGCGGCGCGGGCACCGCCCTCGTCGGCAGCCACGCGGACGTCGCCGACCGGATCGAGGAGTACCACGCGCTGGGGGTGGAGCACTTCGTCCTTTCGGGCTATCCGCATCTGGAGGAGGCGTACTGGTTCGGCGAGGGCGTGATCCCGGATCTGGCGGCGCGCGGGCTGCTGCCCCGGATTCCGGCGTCGCAGCTGGCGGGGGTGCCCGCGGCGAACGGGCGCCCTGCCTCGGCTCCGGGCGGCGCCCCGCTGCTGGTGGCGGGCGGGCGCTGA
- a CDS encoding NAD(P)-binding domain-containing protein, giving the protein MNDIGAGDAAAHEAAQEAQEVDAVVIGAGQAGLSSAYHLRRVGFEPDRDFVVLDHSPRPGGAWQFRWPSLTYGKVHGMHSLPGMELTGADPARPSSEVIREYFEAYEQRFDLRVRRPVDVRQVREGDDGRLLVETSAGTWATRTLINATGTWDRPFWPRYPGQDTFRGRQLHTAVYPGPEAFRGQRVIVVGGGASGTQHLMEIAPYAAETTWVTRREPVFREGPFDENWGRSAVAMVEERVRQGLAPQSVVSVTGLPVNDAIRQARADGVLDRLPMFDRITPSGVEWDDGRHVEADVILWATGFRAAIEHLAPLRLREAGGGIRIEGTRAVADPRVHLVGYGPSASTIGANRAGRAAVRDIKRLLEDVPVTV; this is encoded by the coding sequence GTGAACGACATCGGGGCAGGGGACGCGGCCGCACACGAAGCGGCACAAGAGGCACAAGAGGTGGACGCGGTCGTCATAGGCGCCGGGCAGGCGGGCCTGTCCAGCGCCTATCACCTGCGCAGGGTCGGTTTCGAGCCTGACCGGGACTTCGTCGTCCTGGACCACTCGCCCCGCCCCGGCGGTGCGTGGCAGTTCCGCTGGCCCTCGCTCACCTACGGGAAAGTGCACGGCATGCACTCACTCCCGGGGATGGAGCTGACCGGCGCCGACCCCGCGCGCCCCTCTTCGGAAGTCATCCGGGAGTACTTCGAGGCGTACGAGCAGCGCTTCGACCTGCGGGTGCGCCGCCCCGTCGACGTACGGCAGGTGCGGGAAGGCGACGACGGGCGGCTGCTGGTCGAGACCTCGGCCGGGACGTGGGCCACCCGGACGCTGATCAACGCCACGGGCACGTGGGACCGTCCGTTCTGGCCGCGCTACCCGGGCCAGGACACCTTTCGTGGGCGGCAGTTGCATACGGCCGTCTATCCGGGGCCCGAGGCGTTCAGGGGGCAGCGGGTGATCGTCGTGGGCGGCGGGGCCTCGGGCACCCAGCATCTGATGGAGATCGCCCCGTACGCCGCCGAGACCACCTGGGTCACCCGGCGGGAGCCCGTCTTCCGCGAGGGGCCGTTCGACGAGAACTGGGGGCGCTCGGCGGTCGCCATGGTCGAGGAGCGGGTGCGGCAGGGGCTCGCGCCGCAGAGCGTGGTGTCCGTGACCGGGTTGCCCGTCAACGACGCTATCCGGCAGGCGCGGGCCGACGGGGTGCTCGACCGGCTCCCGATGTTCGACCGCATCACGCCGAGCGGTGTCGAGTGGGACGACGGGCGGCACGTGGAGGCCGACGTCATTCTCTGGGCCACCGGATTCCGTGCGGCCATCGAGCACTTGGCGCCGCTGCGGCTGCGCGAGGCCGGAGGCGGCATCCGGATCGAGGGCACCCGCGCCGTCGCCGACCCCCGCGTCCACCTGGTGGGGTACGGGCCATCGGCCAGCACGATCGGCGCGAACCGTGCGGGGCGGGCGGCGGTGCGGGACATCAAACGGCTCCTTGAGGACGTGCCCGTCACGGTGTGA
- a CDS encoding ABC transporter ATP-binding protein — MATDVHRPVTPNALTTQATSAVRVEGLTRSFDGRAVIDHLDLDVRPGEFVALLGRSGCGKSTLLRILAGLDRDIEGTVLVPRRKAVAFQAPRLMPWKRVWRNVLLGLKGKPERGAAERALEEVGLKHRTNAWPKTLSGGEAQRASLARALVREPDLLLLDEPFGALDALTRIKAQRLVDELWQRRGCAVLLVTHDVEEAVLLADRVLVMDDGVIAYETEIDLDRPRGISDPRFAELRTELLQRLGVDAPHSAEAAAAA; from the coding sequence ATGGCGACCGACGTTCACCGGCCGGTGACCCCCAACGCCCTGACGACACAGGCCACTTCGGCCGTACGCGTCGAAGGTCTCACCCGCTCCTTCGACGGGCGTGCCGTCATCGATCACCTCGACCTCGACGTGCGGCCGGGTGAGTTCGTGGCGCTGCTCGGGCGCAGCGGCTGCGGCAAGTCGACCCTGTTGCGCATCCTCGCCGGGCTCGACCGGGACATCGAGGGAACGGTCCTCGTGCCGCGCCGCAAGGCCGTCGCGTTCCAGGCGCCCCGGCTCATGCCCTGGAAGCGCGTGTGGCGCAACGTCCTGCTGGGGCTGAAGGGAAAGCCCGAACGCGGTGCAGCCGAAAGGGCGTTGGAGGAGGTCGGGCTCAAGCACCGTACGAACGCCTGGCCCAAGACGCTCTCCGGCGGCGAGGCTCAGCGCGCCTCACTGGCCCGAGCCCTGGTGCGCGAGCCCGATCTGCTGCTGCTCGACGAGCCGTTCGGCGCCCTCGACGCGCTCACCCGCATCAAGGCCCAGCGTCTCGTCGACGAACTGTGGCAGCGGCGCGGCTGCGCCGTCCTGCTCGTCACGCACGACGTCGAGGAAGCCGTGCTCCTCGCCGACCGGGTGCTCGTCATGGACGACGGGGTCATCGCGTACGAGACCGAGATCGATCTGGACCGGCCGCGCGGCATCTCCGATCCGCGCTTCGCCGAACTGCGTACCGAGCTTCTGCAGCGCCTGGGCGTCGACGCGCCCCACTCCGCGGAAGCCGCTGCCGCGGCATGA
- a CDS encoding secondary thiamine-phosphate synthase enzyme YjbQ codes for MPDAFTTRVLNVTTGSAEKVFDLTDDIQSFLSEAAAGRDGLLNVFVPHATAGIAILETGAGSDNDLLAALHTLLPADDRWQHRHGSPGHGRDHVLPALVPPHATLPVVGGRLELGTWQSVCLVDTNRDNPERKVRLTFLAGS; via the coding sequence ATGCCCGATGCTTTCACCACACGTGTCCTGAACGTCACCACCGGCTCGGCGGAGAAGGTCTTCGACCTCACCGACGACATCCAGAGCTTCCTGAGCGAGGCGGCGGCCGGCCGTGACGGCCTGCTCAACGTCTTCGTCCCCCACGCGACTGCCGGCATCGCGATCCTGGAGACGGGCGCGGGCAGCGACAACGACTTGCTGGCCGCGCTGCACACCCTGCTCCCCGCCGACGACCGCTGGCAGCACCGCCACGGCAGCCCCGGCCACGGCCGCGACCACGTCCTGCCGGCGCTGGTGCCGCCGCACGCGACGTTGCCGGTGGTGGGCGGCCGCCTGGAGTTGGGGACGTGGCAGTCGGTGTGCCTGGTCGATACGAACCGGGATAATCCGGAGCGAAAGGTGCGCCTCACCTTCCTCGCGGGCTCCTGA